The following proteins are encoded in a genomic region of Capra hircus breed San Clemente chromosome 16, ASM170441v1, whole genome shotgun sequence:
- the MARC1 gene encoding mitochondrial amidoxime-reducing component 1: MGAAGSSALARLGLPAPPGPRWLGVAALGLAAVALGAVAWRRAPSRQRRRLQQVGTVSELWIYPVKSCKGVSVDAAECTALGLRSGHLRDRFWLVINKEGNMVTARQEPRLVLISLTCEGDMLTLSAAYTKDLQLPVKTPTTNVVHKCRVHGLEIEGRDCGEAAAQWITNFLKTQPYRLVHFEPHMQPRNSHQVEDAFSPTDQIPYSDASPFLILSEASLADLNSRLEKKVKTANFRPNIVISGCDVYAEDSWNKLLIGDVELKRVMACSRCILTTVDPDTGVMSRKEPLETLKSYRLCDPSERKLYGKSPLFGQYFVLENPGTIHVGDLVYLLVQE; the protein is encoded by the exons ATGGGTGCCGCCGGCTCCTCGGCTCTGGCCCGCCTGGGCCTCCCCGCGCCGCCCGGGCCCCGCTGGCTCGGGGTGGCCGCCCTGGGACTGGCCGCGGTGGCTCTGGGGGCCGTCGCCTGGCGCCGCGCGCCGTCCCGGCAGCGCCGGCGGCTGCAGCAGGTGGGCACGGTGAGCGAGCTGTGGATCTACCCGGTCAAGTCCTGCAAGGGGGTGTCGGTGGACGCGGCCGAGTGCACGGCCCTGGGGCTGCGCAGCGGCCACCTGCGGGACAG GTTTTGGCTTGTGATCAACAAGGAGGGGAATATGGTTACAGCTCGACAGGAGCCCCGCCTGGTCCTGATTTCCCTGACCTGTGAGGGTGACATGCTGACCCTCAGTGCAGCCTACACCAAAGACCTGCAGCTGCCCGTCAAGACACCCACCACAAATGTGGTGCACAAGTGCAG AGTGCACGGCTTGGAGATCGAGGGCAGAGACTGTGGTGAGGCTGCGGCTCAGTGGATAACAAACTTCCTGAAGACACAGCCCTACCGGCTGGTGCACTTTGAACCCCACATGCAACCGAGAAATTCTCACCAAGTAGAAGATGCATTCTCACCCACGGACCAG ATCCCCTACTCAGATGCCAGCCCTTTCTTGATCCTTTCTGAGGCATCGTTGGCAGATCTCAACTCCAGGCTAGAGAAGAAAGTTAAAACAGCCAACTTCAGGCCCAATATTGTAATTTCAGGCTGCGATGTCTATGCAGAG GACTCATGGAATAAGCTTCTTATTGGTGACGTGGAACTGAAAAGGGTGATGGCTTGCTCTAG gtgCATTTTAACCACAGTGGACCCAGACACCGGCGTCATGAGCAGGAAGGAGCCACTGGAGACGCTGAAGAG TTATCGCCTGTGTGACCCTTCTGAACGAAAGTTATACGGAAAATCACCCCTCTTTGGACAATATTTTGTTCTGGAAAACCCAGGGACCATCCACGTGGGAGACCTTGTGTACCTGCTCGTCCAGGAATAG